The following proteins are encoded in a genomic region of Dasypus novemcinctus isolate mDasNov1 chromosome 21, mDasNov1.1.hap2, whole genome shotgun sequence:
- the PIGW gene encoding phosphatidylinositol-glycan biosynthesis class W protein: protein MSQKQMKEAFVSNLNGTSVLEITQGLCLPAFCILCRGLLIVFSQHVCYYSSHTRRTQFFIDFAFLIVPMVATLTILSSSLLLEQLTIIIFGAALFYQIYRRRTCYARVPVQKSLENFLKISLESEHIPAISCFRVINNAFSAIAILAVDFPLFPRRLAKTELYGTGAMDFGVGGFVFGTAMVCPEVRRKPNMKGSRFYYFTKSLYSVWPLVFLGIGRLVIIKSIDYQEHLTEYGVHWNFFFTLIVVKLITSLLLTFFPPNKSWIVAIGIIVLYQLALDFMHLKKLILYGTDGSGTRVGLLNANREGIISTLGYVAIYMAGVQTGSYVIKNRLQIKDWIKVTFCLLLAAIGLFITLHVAQTNVEAVSRRMANLAFCVWIVASCLILLSSLLLGDIILGFAKFLMKGALVPGSWKLTQPPVTNKKHSEYLVPEVERKEPSLCLITAMNRNQLLFFLLSNITTGLINLMMDTLNSSTLWSLFVLYLYMFTNCLIIYVLHLQDKTIKFW from the coding sequence atgtctcaAAAGCAGATGAAGGAAGCTTTTGTCAGTAACCTCAATGGAACCAGCGTGCTGGAAATCACCCAAGGCTTGTGCTTGCCTGCATTCTGTATCTTGTGCAGAGGACTTCTGATCGTTTTCTCACAACACGTCTGTTATTACTCTTCACATACCAGGAGAACTCAATTCTTCATTGATTTTGCTTTCCTGATAGTTCCCATGGTGGCCACTTTAACCATTTTATCTTCATCTCTCCTACTTGAGCAGCTCACCATAATTATCTTTGGAGCAGCTTTGTTTTATCAGATATACCGCAGGAGGACTTGCTATGCCAGAGTGCCTGTCCAGAAAAGCCTTGAAAATTTCTTGAAAATCAGTCTAGAATCAGAACACATTCCAGCCATCTCTTGTTTCCGTGTAATTAACAATGCATTTTCTGCTATTGCCATTTTGGCTGTGGACTTCCCACTTTTTCCCAGACGATTGGCCAAAACGGAGCTCTACGGGACAGGAGCAATGGATTTTGGAGTAGGCGGCTTTGTTTTTGGGACCGCAATGGTTTGTCCAGAGGTTAGAAGAAAACCCAATATGAAGGGGTCCAGATTTTATTACTTTACAAAGTCATTGTATTCTGTTTGGCCATTAGTCTTCCTAGGAATAGGACGACTAGTCATTATAAAGTCCATAGACTATCAGGAACATTTAACTGAGTATGGAGTTCACTGGAACTTCTTCTTTACCTTAATAGTTGTGAAACTGATAACATCATTGCTTTTGACCTTTTTCCCTCCAAATAAATCTTGGATTGTCGCCATTGGCATTATTGTATTATACCAGCTAGCCCTTGACTTTATGCACCTGAAGAAGCTAATTTTGTATGGCACTGATGGCAGTGGCACAAGAGTTGGTTTGTTAAATGCAAACCGAGAAGGAATTATCTCTACTTTGGGGTATGTGGCAATATACATGGCTGGTGTGCAGACAGGGTCATATGTGATTAAAAACAGGTTACAAATCAAAGACTGGATAAAAGTAACATTTTGTCTTCTACTGGCAGCTATTGGCCTCTTTATAACTCTTCATGTAGCTCAGACAAATGTAGAAGCAGTATCTCGAAGAATGGCCAATTTAGCATTTTGTGTTTGGATAGTTGCTTCTTGCCTGATCCTTCTTAGTAGTTTATTACTGGGTGATATAATTTTGGGTTTTGCTAAATTTCTAATGAAAGGGGCTCTAGTACCAGGTTCTTGGAAACTTACCCAGCCACCTGTGACAAATAAAAAGCATTCTGAATATCTAGTCCCTGAAGTTGAAAGAAAGGAACCCAGTCTTTGTTTAATCACAGCTATGAACAGAAACCAgttgttatttttcttgttgtCAAATATAACAACAGGCTTGATCAACCTGATGATGGATACATTAAATAGCAGTACCTTGTGGAGCTTATTTGTGCTCTATCTCTATATGTTTACCAATTGTTTAATTATATATGTGCTGCATTTGCAAGATAAGACTATAAAATTTTGGTGA